The region ATTAAATGGAATTTATGCATCTAAACGTGGATGGTAAAGGACATCTATCAGCACCCTGTCATAGAAAACATGATCAAGATGAGAGATCCACAGGATCTCTTCCAAAAACATCCATAGTCTTTTATTTTCTGACCCCTACTGGACATTTCACGGTGTTGCACCTGTGCCAAGTTCCTAATATTTTCAACCACCAGATGGTACCATTTAATTACCAGTCAATTCTGCAACTCTTTGAAACACATGGGTAAAGTGAAGTGTGCCTGTCTTTGATCATGATTAAGAAAACTTGTACATGTATTTGTCATCCAGCACTAATATATCTACATGATAGATTTAGAGGTTTTCCAAAGTTTTTTATATGTGTGAGTTTTCTTTTATGTCCACACTGTATTTGATGAAGGGAGCTGgttggtttggtttgatttggTTATATTCAAACTATTTAACAACTAGAACCATGGTGTAAGTAATCGGAGCATAGTTCTTTGTCCTCAGCATACTGAGCAACAGAATGCCACTCCTTTATATAACGGAAAGTAACAGCGTAGACGTCTAAGCAGTTCTGTAAAATGCAAACCTTTTATTACATTCAAGCCGACTTAGAGGCCGACCATCATTTTATAGCACagctaataattatttttccaCTCAGGGAACAGGGATTGCATTGGCAGTTTCACTTGGCAGAATGTGTTTGACATTATGAGGCTGAGAGAACGTACTATTTTTAACCCAAAAGGAAGGAAAATTAGTACTACAGTGCTTCTTTGGCTGCCTTGTAATAGAGATGGCTGTAATTCATGTTGAAACTGGCATTCACGACATGATGCACCTTTTATTCATTAGAGCTTTTCACGGCTCATCACTCATTTTCACTGAACTCAAATTTGAAAGAAGTAACAATATCTCCACCAGCACTTCTTATATAAACACCGATCTATCCTCTTTGGGTCCAAGGATACAGTTAGCCACACAGTTGCTCAGGTTCAGGCCTGGAAGGATtagatcaaacacacactcacagatgttACTCACTTCTTCTCAAGGTTCACTGTTGTCAGTCGGCATGATTGCATAACCCAGTCAGGTATGAGGTTGTGTTTAGAGGACGCCATCATTGCTCTTTCGGTCCTGATAACATGTGTCAGCTCACACCTTGAGGAGCTTGGACAGATGACAGGAGCACACTGAGTTCAGCTGAATGCTGCTGAGGATACTTATTCCTTCTTTGCTTAAAATCAACTTAAAAGTTCAGTTTGTTACCTGCTTTTCCCTAAAATAAACATATTACCTGTGGTCATAGTACATCATTCGCTGAAAGATACCTTTTGTTTGGCTCTTTGTGGacacagtaaagtacaagtGTCCTTCCCATTTTCTCATCTCCTTTGTAATCTGTGAGCCTTTGTTTACCACGATACAAAGGGGCTGCTTTCAGCTTTGTTCGGCACTGGCAGGGATGATTCATCGCAGCTCTTACTCTGATGGAAAATCAACCGCAAGACAGCAGGTGAACATACCGGTTTAAGAACAAAGCCCATGTGTAAGAGCCGGGGGGGTAAatacattgaaaataaaataaaaataaagcactgATATGAAGCCATGGTGACTTTAAGTGTTCTCAGATAAGTGTGTCAGCACAAACATTTCTGGAGGATGAGAAGACACAAGTTCATGTCTGTAAATGTGCAACATCTGCTGCCTTTTTACATCACTCTAGTTCATGTGGAGGCAAGTCGACTCCGGTGTTGGAGTCGGTCCAGTGATGTTTAATCCTTGTCAGCGTCTCTCTGCCTGGGCTCCACCTAATCCAACCTCCTGACCAAAagcatcattattatcaggGCTAATTAGACTCTCCATGCCAAAGCGCTGAGGAGAATGTCATCCATTTCATATTCAGTTACAGTTggatttgtgtcttttttcattatGAGCGAGCGCCTTTGCTTTACCTGGCTCTGATGTTTGATGTTGTGCACTACTACTCTATCTTTTGTAATAACCGGGGTTAATCAGCATGCAAGCTGGGTTTTAGATAACCCATGAATATCTGCTTTAAGGGTTCATCTTCATGGATTGCCAGAGACCCTTCTTTTAAAGAAAGACGTGGACAAGAAGCTGTTAACAAGCAGTTATAGTCTATTTTCTCCTCATGCGGAGGAGCAGTGCTTATTAATAGTCCTGGTCTGACAGAACGGTTGTACTGTACTTACATAAGCACAGAACTGTATATTTTACTGTCAGTTTCTGATTCTAGGTTTGGAGTTTTTCCTTTGAAATGATGCCCTCTTATATGATTAACAGACATGACCTGCTGTTCTCGTTTTCTCTATTCTCACAGAGTGGAAACACTTGagtcattcacacaaacacgccCCTCCCTGGCCGGCCACAGTTCACTGCCAGCAGTGCAGAGTTTTCTCTGACGGCAGCTCACTGCAGCACTCTGGCACAGGAAACCCAGAGAGCGATGGAGTCATATGCATTACATCATCTCTCAGGCATGTGCAAACAATCTGAAAACTGGATCTGATTAAAGAgtgcatgtacatgtatgtacacCACCTAGAGTACCTCCCACAGCAAAAGGCCTGCCTATCGGTctttaaaaatgctgtttgaccTTGAGAGGACCACAACCAGCTTTGCATCCGCCCTTCAGTGGTTACACACAGTAAGGCAGTGTTTTTACTCAATGCTAGCAGCATGACTCCAGGAGGGTCAATGTCAGATTTACAGGGAAGATTGTAGTGGGAAAAGAAAGTGCACTACCATCAATGAACTGTTGACCATTAACAATGCAGCAAAGGTGTCCTCTTGGATGCCCCAGTGGTCAATAAAATACGACAAACTGTGCTCTACAGGCTCCAATATGCAAGAAAATGGGATAAAGTACCTTCCAGTGTATAAAATCTGATGCAGTGTCAATGCATATAAGCTGCTCTATAGTGCTAGAAAAGGGTTTGGAATAATTTCACCATAAATCACCTTTTGCACACTGGTGCCACACCATCTGCAGCTGATGTCCTTTCTATCCTTTTTCACCCCTTGCCCTCAGACAGCTGTTTTAAGTATTAGCAAGTTTTCAATAATCAAGATAACAACattatcatttcttttctgaGCGTTGTGAAGTCATTGAAAACCCACTTATGATCTGCACTTCACTGCCAGAGTCTGGAGGTTCATTACCACGGGCTGACTGAGTAATGACCTGCTGTCTTTGTAAATCAGACTCTGAAAACAGACTGAAGCCACACAGTGAACCTGGTACAGCAATGTCAGACAGATTTCTGAAATCACaagatgttttaaaatataGTTTAAACAAAGACATCTTAGCACAAGGTCCACTCGCTTAACATTTTGAGGAGCTTTAACCACATTTGGTGGTCGTAATCAGAGTGCAGTTTTCTCCTTTATCAACAAGGGAGCATTTCTATGACAACTGACAAAAGAGGAAACTGGGTCAATaatcagtcatattaatacattttaaagataaatgcaAACAATAGCACATAGACGGGgtatgtaaaaacatttattgttgAGGATGTCTTATATTCAGCAGTGCGTTTTACCAGTTTTGTGGCTCTATTACTACATATTCCTTATGTTGAGTGTACACCCGGGTCCTTATTtaaggtacaaaaaaaaaaatatcagcaaTGAAGTGTGtagaaagtgtgtgtctgtgtgtgcatgtgtgtgtctgcactttGAATTTGAGATGGCATTTTTACaattaatatacagtacatattatGAATCACAGAATACTCTTAACAAGCCCAAGCAAAGAAGCAGTTTTCCACTTTAGCCGACTATCCACCAGCAAAGCACggaagtgtaaaaacaaaaaggtccAAGATGAAATACTAGCAGATACAACTGTGGCAGAAGAGCAAAGATATAAAACCCAAAGTACTGAACTCAGTCATACAACTGTTGTCCAAGGAATGTGAGGCTGTTAACATGAAAGTATTTTTTGGTCGATAGaaacatgatgttcacatgtgATGACTTCATGCCAGCATATTGTTCCTTTTACACATAAACAGTATATACAAGTTTCAAGTAACTCCTGAATTAGTCCTGTTACACTCATCTCGAGCAGGTTAGTGTACCTGTGGAAGTTCAGTTTGAGGCACACAATGAATGACATGCTACTGCTGAGATGCTGCTGAGAGCCAAGTGAAAGTGTTTGAGTGACAGAGTAAGGAAAGTGAAATTTACAATCTGTACAATGTACTTTCTATCTGGGAGACGCAGTTCATAGAAACGTTTCACAAGTAGTCACGACCTGAGAGGTTTCGCACAAACTGTTTGCCAACTGCTCCTCACATCTCACTCAACTACTTGCTGAACATTTTGCTATAAACGGCCCACAAAATGGTGgaaacccccccccaaaaaaatgcAATGGTGcgacctaaaaaaaaatgtctaaatcACTGTTAACTCACAGACTCCTTTCCCAGATCTGTACTGTGAGGAAGTGACAGTAGCTGATAGAGCCAAAACCTGAACCGATAACCATTAAGTTCAACGCTGACGCTTGAAGCACTGCATGTTAGTCTTTGGCATGGTTAAGCATCGGAGAAACCCAGTGTGCTGAGCTGACATTTACAATATCATTTGTAAGAGCAGGTGGGGACTGACTGGGGTTAATATCCTGTTCCTTTTACGGTACAATCCCACTTTTGCTTGAtccaaaacattaaaacatcattaGAACTTCTATTAAGGGATATAAGTGATCAGAATGAACAAACATCAGAATTTGAATCGTATGAAAACAAGATCTTAAGTTAGAATAAAACAGTTAAGTAATATAAAACATTATGCATTGATACTTATGGTATTAATTTCATATAAAGGTTGAGCCAGCATCTGTTCTGACTACAGCATGAGGCCAGCACAAATGTAACCGTTACACACTCCAGCCAGACAGTAAAGCCGGCTTTACAAGGCAACTCCTATGAACAACACCTGCAGATGGACAGCGATGTGATCAGTAACATTAGAACCACAAGTCAGCTGGTTACTACACCGTTACTTATGTTACCCTTAACTTTATAACTTGTGTTAACTTACAGTCAGACAGATTCTGCAGACTAGTAGTCATGGCTAGGCTATTTCTTTGCTTCATGTCACTTTCTGCTGAAACTGAATACAGGAATTCCACTGGAAGCTCTACAGCAAACTATCACAGTAGAGAATATAGGGGTTTCTCAATGTTAGTTGTCGTAAAAAgctgttactgtttttttctgttacttgGTATTGTTCATGTTTATTTCACATGATAATAGCGTAGTAGAAAAGGAAAACGTCGAGTAAAAAGTCTGGACAGATAATATAAaggctcaaaaaaaaaaaaaaaaaagaggagcaattgaaatgaaatgactaaAAACTAATCAGATTTACACCTTCAAtaacaacataataataaacataagTATGAACACGTGTATGGGAGAGGGCGATTCCAGTTATTTCCCTTCTTCTCGGATGTATGTTTGGGTTGAGCGTGCCTTGCCCCACAGTTTGGCACAAGACTTAAGTTTCCACACAGTGAGATGAGACCAGGGCATTGGCTGAAATTATTCCACGTGGTGAGATGAAACAACAGGATTGGCTGGGAGACGGGATGGGCTCCGTCCCTACAGGTCCCCTTCCACTCGCTTCTTGCGGACtagagaggaaaagcagaatgagaaagagacaaaagagaaatttccCCCCAAATCAACCGATTGACACAGTAAAGATTATAAGAATGGACAACTGCAAACATGCTACACAATCTTCATCCTCCGCAGGCCTGTTAGTTTATCATGAAAACACTATCATGAGCTTTGTGGTCAAAGTTTAGATCCATTTCAACAGCGTGTGTAGGCGTGTAGAGAAAACAAGAAGTGAGATGTCATCACTCTTAGGGCTGTATGATCACACTGTGTCAGTCTCCATTCTGTTAATGCAGTGAATGCTCCATTCAGGCACCGACACACGtatagccacacacacatgcatcacacCTGTGCTACCGCGACTCTGACAGGACGGCGAGctaaaagagaggagaggtcGTCACTGCGGACTGACATCTTGCGGTAAAAGCACGCTGGCGTTGGAACTGTCATGACTCACTCCctcaaaaagagagagataccTGGTGGAAGGTAATGTGATGGGCAACAACTCACCCAGCTAAAGAGATctcaaattgtgtgtgtgtgtatgtgtgagtgcgtgtgtcGTACCCAGGTCGTTGTTCTTGGTGatagctgcagcagctctggagCGAGGTCCTTGCTTGGTGAAGTGGTAGCCAAACTTCACTATGCTGTTGTTCTCTTCCAGCATTTTAGCTATCTCCATTTCTATGGTGGTACCCAGCTGCtgcctctgaaacacacacgcacgcacacagatATATACAAAGGTCACAATCTGGATATCAGAGTCAGGACTTTACTTTGGTGTGCAGCAGAAAAACCCTGTAACACTCGGACCGTGACCACAGATGTGTGGTTTGATTACTTTTCTACTGCTAGAAACTCTCAACTGGTCTTCAAGGTTTTATTTAGACAGCGGTTTGTCTTGGTTGGCATTTTGTTGAACCTCACGCTGCATTAAACAAACAATTTGTACAACTTTAGGCTGCGTGAAACCACTATATTTACTTTTGCAGTCAAAAGTTCCCTGATCACCTACAGTGACCATGAATTATTACAATAACAGTGGAAAAGCAGAACTACAAACAAAAACTCCTTGTAATCTTTCATTTCACTGGAATATGTGAACTTTCTAAtgattttttatgaaatatgaagCCTCTGATTTGTCACAAACCATCTGGTACCTGGTTGTCTATCTTgatctctgtgagtgtgtcattGTCTCGCAACGCATCAACCAAAGCCTGCACCCCTGCCCCTGTGATGAAGTTGGACTCCAGGTTCAAACTTCGCAGCGTCTTGTTCTCCCGCAGTGTGTCGCTGAACGcctgggaggaggaagaggaaggaggaaggaggaaggaggaaggaggaaggaggaaggaggaaataaAGCGAAAGTGTAAATGGGGAGTTGCTGGTGTGAACAAAGCCATCAAAAAGCCCACGAGCTCCTTCCTCTCACCACAGCAATTGGGTCGTTACTCCGTGTTGCTGCCAGGCTGAACTTCTTCACGTGTGAATTCTTCTCCATGGCTTTGGCGAAGTCCTTCAGCGTGGGAATTGGAATGTTCTgaaaaaccaacacacacacaaggaagaggaagattCAGGCACTTTCAAGGTTTCTAAGCCAAACATTTCTAGATTCTCAGagcctttatcatcacatctatACTATTAATATGCAAGTGTGAAAAAAAGTTGTACCCGCAGCAATTAATTTATGCGTCACTTTGTCTGTTTTACCAGCTGTTCATAATAATTTGTATTGTATGTTTTAATCATGATTATTTGATGCTTGCTAATTTCAAGAGTAAGAGATCATGTATCTAGCTATCATATACAGGTCAATCTCCTTTCTGCAGATTGTGGAACTCCACATTCCTTTCAGTGGCTCCTCCCCGAAGccatttttacaaatattttcacTGAAACTACAGCCTGGCAAGCTGCTTAAGTGATAAGGAAATCCACCTGTTCTCAAGGAGCTGATTAGGAGGTACAATAATTAGCTAGCTACCTTAATGTGCATGCACAAGGTCAAGTTTGAAGGACATGTGGGAATCCTGAGAGCAGGTGGTCGTCCTCATGACGTCAGGCTTAAACCAGACAGAGAGTGGAAAAACAGCCCCTTCTTCCCCTTCTTGGAAATCAAGTATTTTTCAAGGAGTATATTCAAATTTAAGCATATTCCTGACCTTTAAAACATACCGgttaaaattaagcattttccaaactttcgAGACATTGAGCAGACCCTGGAGAcaagtatatacacacactagcagcttgtgtttctgtgtaccTTAATGTTGTTGAGGTTGACCTCTGTTAAGGAGCTGTCATTGCTTTTTATCCTCTGCAGGGTGTCTTCTACATTGGTGGGATTGGGAGGCTCATCAAACACTGGGTTCATCTTCTCCCCTTTGATCACGTCTAGAAACGACACACAGGCAGAGGTCAAGACGTTGATCCTTTTAGGGCCGTTGAACTTAGGGAGTTAAATTTAACTATTGCACTTACTGTTGTAACCCTCTTTACTTCCAGTCCCATCAAACGTCTGACTACTGGTAACCAGCGTGTGAACACCCAGGATCGCTGCAAATAGAGGCAAAGCATAGAGTCAGTAGCTGTGGTGAGAAATCAGCGTTTAcgcattaaaaaaatgtaccaGACTTCGTACAGCTTCTTAAGAGTAAAATtaagcactttcaaggtacctACACCAAAACCTTCCAGATTCTCaaagcctttatcatcacaATCAGTTACTATAAAAGCATCTAATGACTTCCTTAACACTCACAGCATGTATATTCTCACACAACAAACGAATAAATATGATAATGGGATTGTTTcaattcaaatattaaaaagacttttggtttacatgagtgagtgtgtagatGAAACACCCACTTGTGCTTTTTCAAGGAGTGCATTTGAATTCAAGGATATGCATAACTttgaaaactaaaattaaaGCACTTTCAAAACTTCGTAACAAACGCTGACACCAGTAAGTGAATGAAAGGTGACCAAATCTAGGCGATAGCAGACAAGTGGTGTTGTTTTGTTCACTGAGCCTTGTTATCCGCCCCAtcatcacacacagtaaaggACGGAGCCTTGGGGAAAGATGGTCGGAGTGAAAGGAGCCTGTGTTTTACTGTCCCAGCTGAGACTTGGCTCAGGCAGACTGGAAGTTTCTCACACTGTGTGTACGGCACACAATGAAAACCCTCATTCAGAATCACGTTTTTAAAGCCTTTTCACGGTGACTTCTTAGCTTTCTCGAAGGTTCATTCGTTCTTACCTGCTAGATCACACAGTTCTGTGTCTGTGGCGCTGGACAGGGCTTCCTCTAATTCCGGATCGAGGGTTGTGACTTCCTCCTGGCATGCTTCTATTGGTTTCTGCTTAGGAACAAACACTTTACCtatggagagagaaggaaaggacggtgaggaaaggagaaaagaaatttCATTCTTATTCTAAACTCAAAGGAGATGATTCAGCCCTCATAAACAAGCCAATAAATAACATCaatgcagacagagaaaataggTACATGCAGGCAAGGTGAAGGTTTTACAAGATGTTACACAATCTCCCAATTCTATAAAAAAGTCCAACTGTTAACTGTTGGTTAATGTGACTTGTTGTTCTCCTACAGCCATTCCTATCTTGCCATGTGCCACAGTCATAAGACTGCATGACTGCCAAATgcagtgcaagtgtgtgtatgtgtctacAAGCAAATGGACACATTCCCAGATGAAGGAACTGtacaattaaaacacacaaaatgtttggAATTAACACCTAGACTTCACAGGGCTTGTATCTCGAGTCACTGaccattttgctttttttctttgacatcAGAAAGCACACTTCACTAAATTAAATTCTTATTTAAGCTAGATTATAATAACCGTGACGGATCTGACAATGAGGTGACGCCTGAACAACAGAAATGTGCTGTTTAAATACGTCTGGGCCTCCTGCTGTTTTATACATTTCCCAACCATCAGTGGTTCAGACTAGCTGAACTCAGTCCAGCCATGACTGTCTAACTAACAACGACGGTATTGCCATGACAACCGATCTGAGGGAAGGAACGGAAAGAACGAAGGAAGTCACGGAACAATAACTGGAGTCTAATCTAAACTGCACTGCTGGGGCAACAAACACTTGCGCTGGATGGAGAGACCATCCAGTGGGCGCCATTCGTTGCCTTTCTTTATGCCTGGCTACTAAAACAAAAACTCCCCAAGAGTAGGCCCTCCCGTTTTCCCTCCCTCTAGGTCAGTCAAGCCTGTCAGCGTGTTCAGACTGGTCCCTAATGGGGGGTTCTGGCACTTCCTGAAAGCCAGTAAACAGTAAATACAGCCATTAGGCAGCGTCCTGTGCCAGTCCCTCTGGAGCGACATTTAGCTCCgcagaagcaaaaaaaagaagaagacggGGCCAAGAGACTGACAGCCCCAAAGCCCTGCCGTCTGTACGATCCGTTGATGGAGGATATATCACGGACTAAATGAGGACAACACATTGGGGCACAGCATTGTACAAATACTGAGGGAAAATAGACAAGCCAATAATGCAGAGTCTGTCTGTAGCACAAATATCATGTGGAAAATGCTGGATTGGAAAGACTTTGACTTGACATGAGCATATTTTAATTCCATGTGTCATTCATTatatcattcatttcatttcatttgtctgtTGCAAAAAATAGGCACATAATAGATCATCCTGGTGCTATGCATGCTGATAGCAGTACACTACAGTCTGTATGTTTTAAGACAGGATGGAACTTGACAATTCAAGTAAT is a window of Pempheris klunzingeri isolate RE-2024b chromosome 1, fPemKlu1.hap1, whole genome shotgun sequence DNA encoding:
- the tmod2 gene encoding tropomodulin-2, giving the protein MALSYKKDLDKYKDLDEDEILNKLSAEELKQLETALEEMDPENALLPAGLRQKDQTAKKATGSFNRDSLLKYLEKEAMEYKDRDDVVPFTGEKKGKVFVPKQKPIEACQEEVTTLDPELEEALSSATDTELCDLAAILGVHTLVTSSQTFDGTGSKEGYNNVIKGEKMNPVFDEPPNPTNVEDTLQRIKSNDSSLTEVNLNNIKNIPIPTLKDFAKAMEKNSHVKKFSLAATRSNDPIAVAFSDTLRENKTLRSLNLESNFITGAGVQALVDALRDNDTLTEIKIDNQRQQLGTTIEMEIAKMLEENNSIVKFGYHFTKQGPRSRAAAAITKNNDLVRKKRVEGDL